From Candidatus Woesearchaeota archaeon, one genomic window encodes:
- a CDS encoding DUF357 domain-containing protein, with protein sequence MENKITNEKLIKYFDITGRALKKVKIAKERKISWKSSAEDFLDMAQRYYDDAMHFKEKGDIVNAFACLNYAHGWLDAGARLGLFDVDHDSALFTVD encoded by the coding sequence ATGGAAAACAAAATAACCAATGAAAAACTAATCAAATACTTTGACATCACAGGCAGGGCATTGAAGAAGGTAAAAATAGCCAAAGAGAGAAAGATAAGCTGGAAAAGCTCTGCTGAGGATTTTCTTGATATGGCTCAGAGATATTATGACGATGCAATGCATTTCAAGGAGAAAGGCGACATTGTAAATGCATTTGCCTGCCTTAATTACGCGCACGGCTGGCTTGATGCCGGCGCAAGGCTGGGCTTATTTGATGTTGACCATGACTCTGCCCTTTTTACTGTGGATTGA